The Ogataea parapolymorpha DL-1 chromosome III, whole genome shotgun sequence nucleotide sequence CAGACAGTTTCTGTTCCGCCAAaaagacatcaagaagTCCAAGGCCATGACTGCACAGCAGGCTGTTAGTCATTTTAACCACGCCAGCAAACTGGTTGCGCATCACGGAAATATCATGGACACAAACATGTTTCCGTTGAGCTTTTTCACCCAGTTCGACATCATCTTCAATGCGCTAGACAATTTGGAAGCCAGATTCTATGTCAACAAAATTGCACTCTTCACAAAAATCCCACTCATCGAGAGCGGAACGTCGGGATTGAAAGGCCAAGTTCAACCCATCTACCCCTACGAAACAGAGTGTTTTGCGTGCATTCCTAAAGAACAGCCTAAAACGTTTCCCGTGTGTACTATTCGTTCGACGCCTTCCAAACCGATTCATTGCATCACTTGGGCAAAAAACTTCCTGTTCCCACAGCTCTTTGGAGACGATGTTTCCGACCAGGATAAGCTAAAGCCACAAGACATTGAGAGCGATAACAAGGCTGAAATAGAAGCGTTACTAAAAGAATCAAATGAGTTACTGGATCTTAAAGTTCTGGTCAACCAAGCTGCTCCGGGAGATAAGAGCTTTGTGTCTAAAATTGTTGAAAAGATCTTCAAAGAGGACATTGAGAGACTCTTACGGATTGAGACTCTGTGGAAAACGAGGGAGAAGCCGGAGCCTTTGAGATGCGAACCAGCCACGATTGAGCGTCTCGATGGACAAGAACTTTGGACGGTGGAGGAGAATCTTGCGCTTTTTATTGACTCCACCAGCAAAATCGCCCAGAGACTCAAGCAGGGTCCTGTCGACTttgacaaggacgacgaggacacTTTGGACTTTGTGGTTTCTGCGGCCAATCTGCGGTCGTATATTTTCCACATTCCAATGAAAACAAAGTTTGAGATCAAACAAATAGCAGGAAACATCATTCCTGCGGTGGCCACCACCAATGCCATCATGGCTGGATTCAGCGCGCTTTCTTCATTCCATGTTTTTCACGCGACGATGAAAGAAAAGGTTTCCAAGTCGAGAATGGTGTATGACTCGAATCAGCCCACCAGGTTTGTGAACACATCTGGGCTGGCTCCTAGAAACCCTAAATGTCCAGCATGTTCTGTCACTAGGGGAATAATCACAATAGACCTTTCAAGATTCACAATTGATGAGCTGCGCAAAGCGATCATTGACAAATATGGATATTCAGATGACATTGGGATCGCAGAAGGAACGAGACTTCTCTATGATTACGACTTTGACGATAACTTGGAAACAAAGCTGGATAAAGTCTGCTCTTACGGCAATGTGTTATTTATCAGTGATGCTGATGATGAGCTAGACTCCTTGGAATTATTGGTCGATAGAGGAGATGACTTGGAACTGCCAGAGCTAGAGGTTCCTGCGAAAATGGtgccagaagaaaataaggaggaagaaggtGAGGAAGACGATCTGATCATGGAGGGAGACGATCTCATTATGGAGAGTGACATAAATGGGCTGGACGGTCCTAAACGTAAGGCCGAGGACAGCACGAGCCCagtgaagaagagaaaacTAGTGGCGGACGAAGTTGAAGTCATAGAACTGTAATTTACATTAGTGACTAATTAAACTCTGCTTATTTTCTAGACTTGGAAGTGGACCTTGATCGTAATCTTTTGAACCAAGAGAGCTTCTCCCCATTAGCGCCATTTGGATCCTCCTCAGACCTGGTTTCCCGTTCGTCATCTGGGGGGCCCTGGACGGAGCTCAGGTTatcg carries:
- a CDS encoding UBA2 Nuclear protein — translated: MYDSHLRKIFGSQTDQFRQSKVLMVGAGGIGCELLKDLLLMNYGEIHILDLDTIDLSNLNRQFLFRQKDIKKSKAMTAQQAVSHFNHASKLVAHHGNIMDTNMFPLSFFTQFDIIFNALDNLEARFYVNKIALFTKIPLIESGTSGLKGQVQPIYPYETECFACIPKEQPKTFPVCTIRSTPSKPIHCITWAKNFLFPQLFGDDVSDQDKLKPQDIESDNKAEIEALLKESNELLDLKVLVNQAAPGDKSFVSKIVEKIFKEDIERLLRIETLWKTREKPEPLRCEPATIERLDGQELWTVEENLALFIDSTSKIAQRLKQGPVDFDKDDEDTLDFVVSAANLRSYIFHIPMKTKFEIKQIAGNIIPAVATTNAIMAGFSALSSFHVFHATMKEKVSKSRMVYDSNQPTRFVNTSGLAPRNPKCPACSVTRGIITIDLSRFTIDELRKAIIDKYGYSDDIGIAEGTRLLYDYDFDDNLETKLDKVCSYGNVLFISDADDELDSLELLVDRGDDLELPELEVPAKMVPEENKEEEGEEDDLIMEGDDLIMESDINGLDGPKRKAEDSTSPVKKRKLVADEVEVIEL